A window from Gossypium raimondii isolate GPD5lz chromosome 7, ASM2569854v1, whole genome shotgun sequence encodes these proteins:
- the LOC105797964 gene encoding uncharacterized protein LOC105797964 isoform X2, whose protein sequence is MVSLSTWCRYLVHKIEYSFTLGWKSYKRGQISDRELQDAVWKNVFQGKLTYLHWSKGEAMAPTIGERGGTLLVRKIPSADPGRVFVGDVIVMKDPDDSDNYLVRRLAATEGYEMVSKDEKDEPFVLEKDQCWVLADNEKLKPKEAKDSRLFGPVPMTGIVGRVIYCLRTAVDHGPVQNSHYGMRKDSPVLEVELDVDDMVKNHKS, encoded by the exons ATGGTTTCTTTGTCGACTTGGTGTCGATACTTGGTTCACAAGATCGAGTACTCCTTCACTCTCGGCTGGAAG AGCTATAAGAGAGGGCAAATCAGTGACCGGGAATTACAAGATGCAGTTTGGAAAAATGTGTTTCAGGGAAAATTGACTTACTTACACTGGAGTAAAGGAGAGGCAATGGCCCCAACTATTGGAGAACGAGGGGGTACTCTTCTTGTACGGAAGATTCCATCTGCAGACCCAGG TCGAGTTTTTGTTGGGGATGTCATTGTCATGAAGGACCCTGACGATTCTGATAACTATCTGGTCAGAAGATTGGCTGCCACTGAAGGATATGAAATGGTGTCTAAGGATGAAAAAGATGAGCCATTTGTTCTTGAAAAGGACCAGTGCTGGGTATTGGCTGACAATGAAAAATTGAAGCCCAAG GAAGCCAAGGATAGTCGGTTATTTGGTCCAGTTCCCATGACTGGCATAGTTGGCCGAGTTATATATTGTCTGCGAACAGCTGTTGATCATGGTCCTGTTCAGAACAG TCATTACGGTATGCGAAAGGATTCTCCAGTGTTGGAAGTAGAGCTGGATGTTGATGACATGGTGAAAAATCACAAATCCTAA
- the LOC105797964 gene encoding uncharacterized protein LOC105797964 isoform X1, whose amino-acid sequence MVSLSTWCRYLVHKIEYSFTLGWKSYKRGQISDRELQDAVWKNVFQGKLTYLHWSKGEAMAPTIGERGGTLLVRKIPSADPGRVFVGDVIVMKDPDDSDNYLVRRLAATEGYEMVSKDEKDEPFVLEKDQCWVLADNEKLKPKVLNEAKDSRLFGPVPMTGIVGRVIYCLRTAVDHGPVQNSHYGMRKDSPVLEVELDVDDMVKNHKS is encoded by the exons ATGGTTTCTTTGTCGACTTGGTGTCGATACTTGGTTCACAAGATCGAGTACTCCTTCACTCTCGGCTGGAAG AGCTATAAGAGAGGGCAAATCAGTGACCGGGAATTACAAGATGCAGTTTGGAAAAATGTGTTTCAGGGAAAATTGACTTACTTACACTGGAGTAAAGGAGAGGCAATGGCCCCAACTATTGGAGAACGAGGGGGTACTCTTCTTGTACGGAAGATTCCATCTGCAGACCCAGG TCGAGTTTTTGTTGGGGATGTCATTGTCATGAAGGACCCTGACGATTCTGATAACTATCTGGTCAGAAGATTGGCTGCCACTGAAGGATATGAAATGGTGTCTAAGGATGAAAAAGATGAGCCATTTGTTCTTGAAAAGGACCAGTGCTGGGTATTGGCTGACAATGAAAAATTGAAGCCCAAGGTATTAAAT GAAGCCAAGGATAGTCGGTTATTTGGTCCAGTTCCCATGACTGGCATAGTTGGCCGAGTTATATATTGTCTGCGAACAGCTGTTGATCATGGTCCTGTTCAGAACAG TCATTACGGTATGCGAAAGGATTCTCCAGTGTTGGAAGTAGAGCTGGATGTTGATGACATGGTGAAAAATCACAAATCCTAA